A region of the Gammaproteobacteria bacterium genome:
TTTCGGCAGTCTGCGACCATAGCGCGACGGCAACACCGAGCGCCACACTTGCGGCAATGCCCAACAATATTCCCGCCTGCCTTAACACGCTCAGGTTTGCCATTCCAGGCAGTAATGGCGGCGTTGCGTCGGGATCAATAAGCGCTTTTTCTTCGGCCACTTCCGTTATCTCCTACCACTTAAATTGGCATATTCATGATGTCTTGATACGCCTGAATCAGGCGGTTGCGTACTTGTACCGTGGCTTCAAATGCCACATTCGCTTTTTGTGTCTGGATCATTGCCTCAGCCAAGGTGACGTTTGGATCACCACGTACAACCGCTTCAGCCATCGCAGAGGCTTGAAGTTGAGTTTGATTCACCTCCGACAATGCTTTTGACAGCACCTCTCGAAACCCTGAATGATCAGATGACACGCTCTGAGTCTGTTGGCTGGACCCAGCCGCCACCGAGCTCAACCGCTGCATTTCTGCCAAAAGACGCGATGAATCAATCACTTTCATGCCAACCTCCTATTTAGGTACTTCAATGCCTTGTTCGCGCATTTTTGCCAATTTGTAACGCAGTGTTCGGGGGCTGATACCAAGCTCTTCCGCCACCGCTGCTCGGTTACCTTGATGGCGCTCCAATGCCGAAAGAATGACCTGGAACTCAGCTTCGCGAACCTGGTTGACCAATACTT
Encoded here:
- the fliE gene encoding flagellar hook-basal body complex protein FliE, yielding MKVIDSSRLLAEMQRLSSVAAGSSQQTQSVSSDHSGFREVLSKALSEVNQTQLQASAMAEAVVRGDPNVTLAEAMIQTQKANVAFEATVQVRNRLIQAYQDIMNMPI